One window of the Chryseotalea sp. WA131a genome contains the following:
- a CDS encoding type II toxin-antitoxin system VapC family toxin, protein MAYLWLPSQHNAVINELLVNDKDWNSSFLWRSEFRNILTGYVRRKQYTLAQAIEIQEKAENQMKGREFVVQSSNVLGLTERSTCSAYDCEYVALASQLNVNLITYDKQVIHAFPEIAMTAEQYLTNLKK, encoded by the coding sequence ATGGCCTACCTATGGCTGCCATCACAACATAACGCAGTGATAAACGAATTGCTGGTCAATGATAAAGATTGGAATTCATCCTTTCTGTGGAGAAGTGAATTTAGAAACATTTTAACTGGCTATGTTCGAAGAAAGCAATACACGCTAGCACAGGCAATTGAAATTCAAGAAAAGGCAGAGAACCAGATGAAGGGAAGAGAATTTGTTGTTCAATCATCAAATGTGCTTGGGCTGACAGAACGCTCAACCTGCTCAGCTTACGATTGTGAATACGTTGCCTTAGCATCTCAATTGAATGTTAACCTCATCACCTACGACAAACAAGTGATTCACGCATTTCCAGAAATCGCCATGACCGCAGAGCAATATCTAACTAACTTGAAGAAATGA
- a CDS encoding type B 50S ribosomal protein L31 produces MKKEIHPNYKEVIFWDTSSDFKFLSRSTNVPKETIKWTDGKEYPVIKVEVSSASHPFFTGKKMFLDTAGRVEKFQKKYGKKETAQ; encoded by the coding sequence ATGAAAAAAGAGATTCACCCTAACTATAAAGAAGTCATTTTTTGGGATACTTCCAGTGATTTCAAATTCTTGTCACGCTCAACCAACGTGCCTAAAGAAACGATTAAGTGGACGGATGGTAAAGAGTACCCTGTAATTAAAGTGGAGGTGAGCTCTGCATCGCACCCTTTCTTCACAGGAAAGAAAATGTTTTTGGATACGGCTGGCCGTGTCGAAAAATTCCAAAAGAAATACGGAAAGAAAGAAACGGCTCAATAA
- a CDS encoding Arc family DNA-binding protein — MASITIKNMPDSIYKKLKNRAKSNNRSINGEVVNLLKKELEMDFDSQKIMEQAKLTRSWAIGPMITDKEINEFKNAGRE, encoded by the coding sequence ATGGCATCCATCACTATAAAAAATATGCCCGACAGCATCTACAAAAAGTTGAAGAATCGGGCTAAATCTAATAACCGAAGTATCAATGGAGAGGTAGTTAACCTTTTAAAAAAAGAGCTAGAAATGGATTTTGACTCCCAAAAAATAATGGAACAGGCTAAATTGACTAGAAGTTGGGCCATTGGCCCGATGATAACAGACAAAGAAATTAATGAGTTTAAAAATGCTGGCAGGGAATGA